In the Abditibacteriota bacterium genome, one interval contains:
- a CDS encoding glycosyl transferase — protein MNKLSKLLGDPWRAVRSLGNRGFLNFVDDRTYLRLRFRAKMGYWPNLESPQTYSEKIQWLKLHDRDPLYTVLADKYAVREYVADRIGPEYLISLLGKWDRPGDIDFDSLPDRFVLKCSHDSNSVVICRNKASFDAAKACRRLAERLERNPFYFDREWAYKDIVPCIICEEYLEDTAAGELKDYKFFCFGGVPRMMLLASGRQDRDRGPVFDYFDMDFRRLDMRRGHPNSPEPPEKPAAFEEMKKLAEALSRDLPHARIDFYQADGRVYFGEITFYPAGGSEPFDPPEWDARIGGWLDLEPVRQKYGAGTK, from the coding sequence ATGAACAAGCTGTCGAAACTCCTGGGCGACCCCTGGAGGGCGGTGCGTTCCCTGGGAAACCGGGGCTTTCTGAACTTTGTGGATGACAGGACTTACCTGCGCCTGAGGTTTCGGGCCAAAATGGGCTATTGGCCGAACCTGGAGAGCCCGCAGACTTATTCCGAAAAGATCCAGTGGCTGAAGCTCCATGACAGGGATCCCCTCTATACGGTGCTGGCGGACAAATACGCGGTACGGGAATACGTGGCAGACAGGATCGGCCCGGAATACCTGATATCCCTGCTGGGCAAATGGGACCGGCCCGGGGATATAGATTTTGACAGCCTGCCGGACAGGTTCGTGCTGAAGTGCAGTCACGATTCCAACTCGGTGGTGATCTGTCGGAACAAAGCCTCCTTTGACGCTGCCAAGGCCTGCCGGCGTCTGGCGGAGAGGCTGGAGCGCAACCCCTTTTACTTTGACAGGGAATGGGCATACAAGGACATAGTTCCCTGTATCATTTGCGAGGAATATCTGGAGGATACCGCTGCGGGAGAGCTGAAGGATTACAAGTTCTTCTGTTTCGGAGGCGTCCCCCGCATGATGCTGCTGGCTTCCGGAAGGCAGGACAGGGACCGGGGGCCCGTCTTTGATTATTTTGACATGGATTTCCGGCGGCTGGATATGCGCCGGGGCCACCCCAATTCCCCGGAGCCTCCCGAAAAGCCCGCCGCCTTTGAGGAGATGAAGAAGCTGGCGGAGGCTCTGTCCCGGGACCTGCCCCACGCCAGGATAGACTTTTACCAAGCGGACGGCAGGGTGTATTTCGGAGAGATCACCTTTTATCCCGCCGGAGGCTCGGAACCCTTCGATCCTCCTGAATGGGACGCCAGGATCGGCGGGTGGCTGGATCTGGAGCCGGTGAGGCAAAAGTACGGGGCCGGGACCAAATGA
- a CDS encoding glycosyltransferase family 4 protein has product MSLNFRKELVMRLLKEGHEVYVSMLEAEENQPYEEMGCRVIPAPIDRRGINPLKDFRLYRHYRQIIRQIRPDIIFSYTIKPNIYGSLASRSFGCPQICNITGTGGVFLKKSLISELCKVLYRLSVKRAYKVFFQNADDKEFFLANSLVKDNYTVIPGSGCNLREHFYVRMPKTERIRFLYIGRILALKGIDEYLKAAKSIKSKYPRTQFYIAGYFVEPQYRQIVQEYEQDGIVKHLGFSNDIDREIRKSHCIVLPSKGGEGIPNALLEGAATGRACIGSNTPGTRSVIDDNVTGFLFQPENHQDLVNKMERFLKMSYEEKLQMGINGRHKVEQEFDREQIVNIYMSELERIP; this is encoded by the coding sequence ATGTCTCTCAACTTCCGCAAGGAGCTGGTGATGCGCTTGCTGAAGGAGGGGCACGAAGTGTATGTCTCCATGCTGGAGGCGGAAGAAAACCAGCCCTATGAAGAAATGGGCTGCCGGGTGATCCCCGCCCCCATAGACAGACGGGGCATCAACCCTCTCAAGGACTTCAGACTCTACAGGCATTACAGGCAGATCATCCGTCAGATACGGCCCGACATCATCTTCTCCTACACCATCAAGCCCAATATTTACGGCTCCCTCGCGTCCCGGTCCTTCGGCTGTCCCCAGATATGCAACATCACGGGCACCGGCGGCGTATTCCTCAAAAAAAGCCTTATCAGCGAGCTGTGCAAGGTGCTGTACCGGCTGTCGGTGAAGCGAGCCTACAAGGTGTTTTTTCAGAACGCCGACGACAAGGAGTTTTTTCTCGCCAACAGCCTCGTCAAGGACAACTATACCGTCATCCCCGGCTCGGGCTGCAACCTCAGGGAGCATTTTTACGTGAGGATGCCCAAGACCGAGCGCATCCGGTTTCTCTACATAGGCCGCATCCTGGCCCTGAAGGGCATAGACGAATACCTGAAGGCGGCCAAATCCATCAAGAGCAAGTATCCCAGGACCCAGTTCTACATAGCGGGCTATTTCGTGGAGCCCCAGTACCGTCAGATAGTGCAGGAATACGAGCAGGACGGCATAGTCAAGCACCTGGGCTTCAGCAACGACATAGACAGAGAGATCCGCAAAAGCCACTGCATAGTCCTCCCCTCCAAGGGAGGCGAGGGCATACCCAACGCCCTGCTGGAGGGCGCCGCCACGGGCAGGGCCTGCATAGGCTCCAACACCCCGGGCACCAGGAGCGTCATAGACGACAACGTCACCGGCTTTTTGTTCCAGCCGGAGAACCATCAGGATCTGGTGAACAAGATGGAGCGGTTCCTGAAGATGTCCTACGAAGAAAAGCTGCAGATGGGCATCAACGGCAGGCACAAGGTGGAGCAGGAGTTTGACCGGGAGCAGATAGTCAACATCTACATGAGCGAGCTGGAACGCATACCATGA
- a CDS encoding bifunctional folylpolyglutamate synthase/dihydrofolate synthase: MDIREAVEYYSSLAVFGIRPGLARTARALELLGLPRAGRLIHVAGTNGKGSVTAFAASILTEAGYRAGSYTSPYVFRVNERIGIGRDYISDEDFGLCADKVREVNGRLAGLGYESLTEFEAKTVAAFVYFALQKTDAVVIECGMGGRSDATNVITPDCSVIVSVGPDHMEWLGSTLREIAREKAGIIKPGVPCVTGADGEALEEIDRQAALAGSRVYALGRDFTVTGSGPWDLESEVLTLRGYAPTLRGTFQPVNAAIAALAASLTASVTEDALRRGIARAFLPGRFQQIGSRPGVYLDGAHNGPAARALAATLAELRYPKLVLVIGMLSNHDPDPVVRALAPLCAEAVVTRSSSPRALPAEELARTVERYLPCRQVPEVNAALAEARALAGPEGAVIVTGSFYTIGEVRT, translated from the coding sequence ATGGACATCCGAGAGGCTGTGGAATACTATTCCTCCCTGGCCGTGTTCGGCATCAGGCCGGGTCTTGCCCGCACTGCCCGGGCCCTGGAGCTGCTGGGGCTCCCCCGGGCCGGCAGGCTCATACACGTGGCCGGCACCAACGGCAAGGGCAGCGTCACAGCCTTTGCCGCCTCCATCCTCACCGAGGCCGGCTATCGAGCCGGCTCCTACACCTCCCCCTACGTATTCAGAGTCAACGAGCGCATAGGCATAGGCAGGGACTATATCTCCGACGAGGATTTTGGCCTCTGCGCAGACAAGGTGCGGGAGGTCAACGGCCGTTTGGCCGGGCTCGGCTATGAGTCCCTGACGGAATTCGAAGCCAAGACCGTGGCGGCCTTCGTCTATTTTGCCCTGCAGAAGACGGACGCAGTCGTCATAGAGTGCGGCATGGGAGGCAGGAGCGACGCCACCAACGTCATCACCCCCGACTGCAGCGTCATAGTGTCCGTGGGCCCGGACCATATGGAATGGCTGGGCAGCACCCTGCGGGAGATAGCCCGGGAAAAGGCCGGCATCATCAAGCCCGGGGTCCCCTGCGTCACAGGCGCCGACGGAGAAGCCCTGGAGGAGATCGACCGGCAGGCGGCCCTCGCAGGCTCCCGGGTCTATGCCCTTGGGCGGGACTTCACGGTCACAGGCTCCGGTCCCTGGGACCTGGAGTCGGAAGTCCTGACCCTCAGAGGCTATGCCCCCACCCTCCGGGGGACCTTTCAGCCGGTGAACGCGGCCATAGCCGCTCTGGCGGCGTCCCTCACCGCAAGCGTGACTGAGGACGCCCTGAGGCGGGGCATTGCCCGGGCCTTTCTGCCGGGCCGGTTTCAGCAGATCGGCTCCCGGCCCGGCGTCTATCTGGACGGAGCCCACAACGGACCCGCCGCCCGGGCTCTGGCCGCCACTCTCGCAGAGCTCCGGTATCCGAAGCTGGTGCTGGTCATCGGCATGCTCTCGAACCACGATCCGGACCCGGTGGTCCGGGCCCTGGCGCCCCTGTGCGCCGAAGCGGTAGTCACCCGTTCCTCCTCCCCCAGAGCCCTGCCGGCGGAGGAGCTGGCCCGGACGGTGGAGCGCTATCTGCCCTGCCGGCAGGTCCCGGAGGTCAACGCGGCCCTGGCCGAGGCCCGGGCTCTGGCGGGGCCGGAGGGAGCCGTGATAGTCACGGGCTCCTTTTACACCATAGGAGAAGTCAGAACATGA
- a CDS encoding HAD-IIA family hydrolase, with product MKDVFGRDYARLRGKTLYLLDMDGTLYLGDRVFDGTRGFLSGIKARGRYVFITNNSSRSPADYVARLASMGIEASKEDFFTSVDAAALLLADRHPGGLIYAQGTRSMIGQLREAGIRVVTEPCSEAEAVLVGFDTELTFEKLVNTVKMLALGTPFYATNPDLVCPVEFGSVPDCGSMCVGLENATGRKPYYIGKPRPDMIRIAMEKYGALPEETLVVGDRLYTDIAAGVNAGVDTVCVLSGEATLEDIEHADLRPDYVLDSVRDLICLFEH from the coding sequence ATGAAAGACGTATTTGGCCGGGATTACGCCCGGCTCCGGGGGAAAACCCTGTATCTGCTGGATATGGACGGCACTCTGTATCTGGGAGACAGGGTCTTTGACGGGACCCGCGGGTTCCTCTCGGGGATAAAGGCCCGGGGCAGATACGTATTTATCACCAACAATTCGTCCCGGAGCCCCGCGGACTACGTGGCCAGGCTGGCCTCCATGGGGATAGAAGCCTCGAAGGAGGATTTTTTTACCTCCGTGGACGCGGCGGCGCTGCTCCTTGCGGACAGGCACCCCGGGGGCCTCATATACGCCCAGGGCACCCGTTCCATGATCGGGCAGCTCAGGGAGGCGGGCATCCGGGTAGTGACGGAGCCCTGCTCCGAAGCGGAGGCCGTGCTGGTGGGCTTTGACACGGAGCTGACCTTTGAGAAGCTGGTAAACACGGTGAAGATGCTGGCTCTCGGCACGCCCTTTTACGCCACCAATCCGGACCTGGTGTGTCCCGTGGAATTCGGCAGCGTGCCGGACTGCGGCAGCATGTGCGTGGGTCTGGAAAACGCCACCGGGCGCAAGCCTTATTACATAGGCAAGCCCAGGCCGGACATGATACGCATCGCCATGGAAAAATACGGCGCCCTGCCGGAGGAGACTCTGGTGGTGGGGGACAGGCTGTACACGGATATAGCCGCCGGCGTGAACGCCGGAGTGGACACGGTGTGCGTGCTGTCCGGCGAGGCCACCCTCGAAGATATTGAGCATGCGGACCTGCGGCCGGACTACGTGCTGGACTCCGTCAGGGATCTGATATGCCTTTTTGAGCACTGA
- a CDS encoding acyltransferase, producing the protein MNRYLKGALACARGGAFGIAALPVKGWTVNMRAAIFGGADLELDPGSLVEIGRNVRIRERASLKARRGARLTLEKDVYVGPGSILAARCGITVGEGTLISPYVQIYDHDHKYTEEGVSEREYACAPVTIGKRCWIGANTVILKGATLGDNCIVAAGSIVKGSWPPGSRIVQKRHTEDL; encoded by the coding sequence ATGAACAGATATCTGAAGGGAGCCCTGGCCTGCGCGCGAGGCGGGGCTTTCGGCATCGCGGCCCTGCCCGTAAAGGGCTGGACCGTGAATATGCGCGCAGCCATTTTCGGCGGCGCGGACCTGGAGCTGGACCCCGGCTCGCTGGTGGAGATAGGCCGCAACGTGCGGATCAGGGAAAGAGCGTCCCTGAAGGCCCGCCGGGGAGCCCGGCTGACTCTGGAGAAGGACGTGTACGTGGGCCCCGGCAGCATACTGGCGGCCCGCTGCGGGATCACCGTGGGCGAGGGCACTCTCATATCCCCCTACGTGCAGATATACGACCACGACCACAAATACACGGAGGAGGGGGTCTCCGAGAGGGAATACGCCTGCGCCCCCGTCACCATCGGCAAGCGCTGCTGGATAGGCGCCAACACGGTGATACTGAAGGGCGCCACTCTGGGCGACAACTGCATAGTGGCCGCCGGCAGCATAGTAAAGGGCAGCTGGCCTCCGGGCTCCAGGATAGTGCAGAAGAGACACACGGAAGACCTATGA
- a CDS encoding glycosyltransferase — protein MKAALIIHRLSRSGAPKIMVWLAEYLTRRGHDVTLVSLYDCPDSLPVPPEVRLKALDIRQSGNPLVRKTVGLWRAEKRLLQVLRETRPDLCLTFMDTAGLLLLLVKGFCGLRVYCSERADPDRGGPLSAFIRKRLTLLSDGVVFQTEGARDCFRGLALPRSRVIPNPVSVPPAPAKEDRPGTLVWAGRFDNRQKRLDLLLRAFALVLKTFPEERLTLYGDGPDMPRIRRLAEKLGIEGSVDFAGFEPDLARALAAGKVFVMSSDFEGIPNTLIEAMAAGLPCAVTDCSPGGARVLIRDGVDGLITPRGDARALAEAVTGILSDPELARTLGANAALITDRFAPDRIGAEWEEFLTEGL, from the coding sequence ATGAAAGCGGCTCTCATCATACACAGGCTTTCCCGGTCCGGGGCTCCGAAGATCATGGTGTGGCTGGCCGAGTATCTCACCAGGAGGGGTCATGACGTGACACTGGTGTCCCTGTATGACTGCCCCGACAGCCTGCCGGTGCCTCCGGAGGTCCGGCTGAAGGCTCTGGATATACGGCAGAGCGGGAACCCTCTGGTCCGGAAGACTGTGGGGCTCTGGAGAGCCGAGAAGCGGCTGCTGCAGGTCCTGAGGGAGACGCGTCCCGACCTGTGCCTCACCTTTATGGACACTGCCGGGCTCCTGCTGCTCCTGGTCAAGGGCTTCTGCGGCCTCAGAGTGTATTGCTCCGAAAGGGCCGACCCGGACAGGGGAGGCCCCCTGAGCGCCTTCATCAGAAAAAGACTTACCCTCCTGTCCGACGGAGTGGTGTTCCAGACGGAGGGGGCCAGAGACTGCTTCCGGGGCCTTGCTCTCCCCCGCAGCAGGGTGATACCCAACCCTGTCAGCGTCCCTCCCGCCCCTGCCAAAGAGGACCGGCCCGGGACTCTGGTGTGGGCCGGCAGGTTCGACAACCGGCAGAAAAGGCTGGACCTGCTGCTCCGGGCCTTCGCCCTCGTGCTGAAGACCTTTCCGGAGGAAAGGCTCACCCTCTACGGCGACGGACCGGATATGCCCCGGATCAGGCGTCTGGCGGAGAAGCTGGGCATAGAGGGCAGCGTGGACTTTGCGGGCTTTGAGCCCGACCTGGCCCGGGCGCTGGCCGCAGGGAAGGTCTTCGTCATGTCCTCGGACTTCGAAGGCATCCCCAACACCCTCATAGAAGCCATGGCAGCGGGGCTGCCCTGCGCCGTCACCGACTGCTCCCCGGGAGGGGCGCGGGTCCTGATAAGGGACGGCGTGGACGGGCTCATCACTCCCCGGGGAGACGCCCGGGCCCTGGCGGAGGCTGTGACCGGCATACTCTCGGACCCGGAGCTGGCCCGGACCCTGGGGGCCAACGCGGCCCTCATCACCGACAGGTTCGCGCCGGACAGGATAGGCGCCGAGTGGGAAGAGTTTTTGACGGAAGGACTGTGA
- a CDS encoding glycosyltransferase has protein sequence MTVFMATDFRIGRYEGRYYFRSKYYHIVRRYYEAFGPIVLFTRIQEAGSLPPGSDGTDMLENVVPIGSLTQVLAGRYRRQIRSAMAGCSLAVCRFPSVPAYAAAAAAVGAGIPVFAECMGDAWDASWNHGLSGKLLAPYYHLSMKKWVRRADYALYVTESTLQKRYPCPRRSAAASNVSLPDRDGRDLLRSRLSRADRMDPSRPVLLSAGAPDNPSKGYDTVIRALPLLKAAGIDARYRIAGPGSGDRLTALAKSLGAEDRLELLGELTPGEMEAAMEEADIYLQPSLQEGLPRAVIEAMATGCPCIGSRAGGIPELIPEKYLIAKRDPADLCRKVVLLCSRDELKRAAEDSYARSARYARGIPDRTRSAYFDYVKASLDRNDR, from the coding sequence ATGACTGTCTTCATGGCCACCGACTTCCGCATAGGGCGCTATGAGGGCAGATATTATTTCAGGAGCAAATACTATCACATAGTCAGGCGCTACTATGAGGCCTTCGGTCCCATAGTATTGTTTACCCGCATCCAGGAGGCCGGCTCCCTGCCTCCGGGCAGCGACGGCACGGATATGCTGGAAAACGTGGTGCCCATAGGCTCCCTGACGCAGGTGCTCGCCGGCCGCTATCGCCGGCAGATAAGGTCGGCCATGGCAGGCTGCAGCCTGGCAGTGTGCCGGTTCCCCTCGGTGCCCGCCTACGCCGCCGCAGCGGCTGCGGTAGGCGCGGGGATACCCGTGTTTGCGGAATGCATGGGCGACGCCTGGGACGCCAGCTGGAATCACGGCTTGTCCGGCAAGCTGCTGGCCCCCTACTATCATCTGTCCATGAAAAAATGGGTCCGCCGGGCAGACTACGCTCTCTACGTCACAGAGAGCACCCTCCAGAAACGATATCCCTGCCCCCGCAGGTCCGCGGCGGCGTCCAACGTCTCCCTTCCGGACAGAGACGGCCGGGACCTGCTCCGCAGCAGGCTGAGCCGCGCAGACCGCATGGACCCGTCCCGTCCCGTGCTCCTGTCCGCAGGAGCCCCGGACAACCCTTCCAAGGGCTATGACACGGTGATCCGGGCCCTGCCACTGCTGAAGGCGGCAGGCATAGACGCCCGCTACAGGATAGCCGGCCCCGGCAGCGGAGACCGTCTGACCGCTCTGGCCAAAAGCCTGGGAGCGGAGGACCGGTTGGAGCTGCTGGGAGAGCTGACCCCCGGGGAAATGGAGGCAGCCATGGAGGAGGCGGACATATATCTGCAGCCCAGTCTGCAGGAAGGTCTGCCCAGAGCGGTGATAGAGGCCATGGCCACGGGCTGCCCCTGCATAGGCAGCCGGGCCGGAGGGATCCCAGAGCTCATACCGGAAAAATATCTCATCGCAAAACGCGACCCCGCAGACCTGTGCCGGAAGGTGGTCCTGCTGTGCAGCAGGGACGAGCTGAAACGGGCAGCGGAAGACAGCTACGCCCGCTCGGCGCGCTACGCCCGCGGGATACCGGACCGGACGCGCAGCGCCTATTTTGATTACGTCAAGGCATCTCTTGACAGGAACGACCGATGA
- a CDS encoding polysaccharide biosynthesis protein encodes MRLAYQYAYHSSSSDSVKAERFRTLLRIIGRLNVNQPSSLQNSRHTIKIAVVGAGRTGASLANELLNNPYANYKPSLFIDKDPEKVGRQLYGISIVGENEATLDFLNQTDIQEVVFALPAMEADEKRRLYEYYKKTGCKVKIYDYPNMRQAGETKRTLREFDIEELLFRKPIELSDEKTVAYYRDKVILVTGGGGSIGSELCRQIAGMNPRRLVILDVYENGAYDIEQELKIAYGDALDLRLEILSVCDRSGLEKVFETHRPDIVLNAAAHKHVPLMEHNCCEAVKNNVFGTLNTVDMAVKYGARRFIMISTDKAVNPTNVMGATKRMCEMIVQSRSLENTGTIFSCTRFGNVLGSAGSVIPLFKRQIAKGGPITLTDKRIIRYFMTIPEASQLVLQSGPMAHNGELFVLDMGKPVRILDMAENMIRLSGKEPYYDVDIVETGLRPGEKLYEELLIKNEDMDKTDNSLIFIERDTPLPYPEIEAKLQILRDAVAGEDNRLAKKALRQVVPTFKDPEVVNASAAQSEEMNAVM; translated from the coding sequence ATGCGTCTGGCCTATCAGTACGCCTACCATTCCAGCTCCAGCGACAGCGTCAAGGCGGAGCGCTTCCGCACCCTGCTGCGTATCATAGGCCGCCTGAACGTGAATCAGCCGAGCAGCCTGCAGAACTCCAGACATACCATCAAGATAGCGGTGGTGGGCGCCGGCAGAACAGGCGCCAGCCTGGCCAACGAACTCCTGAACAACCCCTACGCCAACTACAAGCCCAGCCTCTTCATAGACAAGGACCCCGAGAAGGTGGGCCGCCAGCTCTACGGCATCTCCATCGTGGGGGAAAACGAGGCCACTCTGGACTTTCTCAATCAGACGGACATACAGGAAGTGGTGTTTGCCCTGCCCGCCATGGAGGCGGACGAAAAGCGCAGGCTCTACGAATACTACAAAAAGACCGGCTGCAAGGTGAAGATATACGACTATCCCAACATGCGGCAGGCCGGCGAGACCAAGAGGACCCTCAGAGAGTTTGACATAGAGGAGCTGCTGTTCCGCAAGCCCATAGAGCTGTCCGACGAAAAGACGGTGGCCTACTACAGGGACAAGGTGATACTGGTCACCGGAGGCGGCGGCTCCATAGGCAGCGAGCTGTGCCGTCAGATAGCCGGCATGAATCCCAGGCGGCTGGTGATACTGGACGTCTATGAAAACGGCGCCTACGACATAGAGCAGGAGCTGAAGATAGCCTACGGCGACGCTCTGGACCTGCGGCTGGAGATACTGTCCGTGTGCGACAGGAGCGGCCTGGAAAAGGTCTTCGAGACCCACCGGCCCGACATAGTGCTCAACGCCGCCGCCCACAAGCACGTGCCCCTGATGGAGCACAACTGCTGCGAGGCTGTCAAGAACAACGTGTTCGGCACCCTCAACACTGTGGATATGGCGGTCAAATACGGCGCCCGGCGCTTCATCATGATCTCCACGGACAAGGCGGTGAACCCCACCAACGTCATGGGAGCCACCAAGCGCATGTGCGAGATGATAGTCCAGAGCCGCAGCCTGGAGAACACGGGCACCATCTTTTCCTGCACCCGCTTCGGCAACGTGCTGGGCAGCGCCGGCTCGGTGATACCTCTCTTCAAGAGGCAGATAGCCAAGGGAGGCCCCATCACCCTGACGGACAAGCGCATCATCAGATATTTTATGACCATCCCCGAGGCCAGCCAGCTGGTGCTGCAGTCCGGCCCCATGGCTCACAACGGCGAGCTGTTCGTGCTGGATATGGGCAAGCCGGTCAGGATACTGGATATGGCGGAAAATATGATCAGGCTCTCCGGCAAGGAGCCCTACTATGACGTGGACATAGTGGAGACAGGCCTCCGGCCCGGCGAAAAGCTGTATGAAGAGCTGCTGATCAAGAACGAGGATATGGACAAGACCGACAATTCTCTCATATTCATAGAGAGAGACACTCCTCTTCCCTACCCGGAGATCGAGGCGAAGCTGCAGATCCTGCGGGACGCGGTGGCAGGCGAGGACAACCGTCTGGCCAAAAAGGCCCTGAGACAGGTGGTCCCCACCTTCAAGGACCCGGAGGTGGTAAACGCTTCGGCGGCCCAGTCGGAAGAGATGAACGCGGTCATGTGA
- a CDS encoding C40 family peptidase gives MMIRKIIYLILVCLAAAPVLCEPVTEITVLLGEEKEAPRQTPSVSSRAHSSDGKEKIGDYGVIITDFATIRKTPSEKAVSRGVVPANETVIIQAQKAGYTGVLLEDGTTGWILDAAVRRVPIEVFAKRTYLPSKIMGYDSGKIPFSEIITHSMAFSKTPYVFGGTSINAGMDCSAFVREIFKRMGITLPRTAREQANVGTDVPKDIEHMVVGDRLYFRYKNSYIDHTGIYVGNGYYIHCNASKHGVSCDELFVPRTFSKLVSVKRF, from the coding sequence ATGATGATCAGAAAAATCATATACCTGATACTTGTGTGTCTGGCGGCGGCGCCGGTCCTTTGCGAGCCGGTGACCGAGATCACGGTGTTGCTGGGCGAGGAAAAAGAGGCGCCCAGACAGACTCCGTCCGTGTCTTCCCGCGCCCATTCCTCCGACGGAAAAGAAAAGATAGGGGATTACGGGGTGATAATCACCGACTTTGCCACCATCCGCAAGACCCCTTCCGAAAAGGCCGTCTCCAGAGGGGTGGTGCCTGCCAACGAGACCGTCATCATACAGGCGCAGAAGGCCGGCTACACCGGAGTCCTGCTGGAGGACGGCACCACGGGCTGGATACTGGACGCCGCCGTGAGGAGAGTGCCCATAGAGGTGTTTGCGAAGCGCACCTATCTGCCTTCGAAGATCATGGGCTACGACTCGGGCAAGATACCCTTTTCCGAGATCATCACCCACAGCATGGCTTTCAGCAAGACCCCCTACGTGTTCGGAGGCACCTCCATCAACGCGGGCATGGACTGCTCCGCCTTTGTGCGGGAGATTTTCAAGCGCATGGGCATCACTCTGCCCCGCACCGCCAGAGAGCAGGCCAACGTGGGCACCGACGTGCCCAAGGACATAGAGCATATGGTGGTGGGAGACAGGCTGTATTTCAGATACAAGAACTCCTACATAGATCATACGGGGATATACGTGGGCAACGGCTACTATATCCACTGCAACGCCTCCAAGCACGGAGTCAGCTGCGACGAGCTGTTCGTCCCCAGGACCTTCAGCAAGCTGGTGTCTGTCAAGAGGTTTTAA